A single window of Amphiura filiformis chromosome 17, Afil_fr2py, whole genome shotgun sequence DNA harbors:
- the LOC140138293 gene encoding cholinesterase 1-like: MIQFLYFALLIVAAYALPNPVETIKTGRIMGKRITVTGTMEVDAFLGIPFAEPISGVRRFKLPVAKAPWSGVFNAREYGHGCWQPNDTRNTVPLSDDCLNLNVWVPYPRPLNGVVLVYIHGGAYVIGASSWSIYDGKHLAAFEQMIIVSMNYRVGPFGFLATGDSSAPGNQGLYDQALALQWVQDNIAIFGGDPNQVTIFGTSAGGGSVSLHLLSPVSQSLFQRAGIQSAGITAPWNYITQEVALERAKILARSVGCLKDTNGDVQDIPDMIKCLQDADANDLLATAPWFENFLDFFYVPVHNGFFLPEDPADAQDKGSFKQCEMIVGSTTNEGSSFLPIYEVPGFTEGGESLLDYEGYIEALNYTFPKFHSFGLEAIAFQYRPWKTPDNQSLLRDAIGLAVGEYSFVCPSVEMAKAYAREGNQVYYYRFEERPSNSQYPEWMGANHGDDIPYTFGIPLDPSFGYSSREGELSRKLMSFWANFARTGNPNSDTSDAADPLYWPQYDVETQKFLVLNESLADGIGITGSGVEPLKCAFWKYYLPDLVVQTGDG; the protein is encoded by the exons ATGATTCAGTTTTTGTATTTCGCTCTGCTGATTGTTGCAGCTTATGCTCTACCGAATCCTGTAGAAACAATCAAGACGGGACGCATCATGGGAAAGCGCATTACTGTTACTGGTACTATGGAAGTAGACGCCTTTCTTGGCATTCCTTTTGCGGAACCCATCTCTGGAGTAAGAAGATTTAAACTTCCTGTAGCAAAGGCACCTTGGAGCGGTGTATTCAATGCTAGAGAGTATGGACATGGATGTTGGCAACCAAACGACACTAGGAATACAGTCCCTTTGAGCGATGACTGCTTGAATCTTAATGTCTGGGTTCCCTATCCTAGGCCACTGAATGGTGTAGTATTAGTTTATATTCACGGAGGCGCATATGTGATTGGGGCTAGCTCTTGGTCTATTTATGATGGAAAACACTTGGCAGCATTCGAACAAATGATTATTGTGTCAATGAATTACAGAGTAGGACCATTTGGATTTTTAGCGACTGGAGATTCTAGTGCACCTGGAAATCAAGGACTTTACGATCAAGCCTTAGCGTTACAGTGGGTACAAGATAACATCGCTATCTTTGGAGGAGATCCAAATCAGGTCACGATATTTGGCACGAGCGCGGGCGGCGGAAGCGTCTCTCTTCATTTGCTCTCGCCAGTTTCCCAATCGCTTTTTCAGCGTGCGGGAATCCAAAGCGCTGGTATTACAGCACCTTGGAATTATATTACTCAAGAGGTAGCTTTAGAACGTGCCAAGATCCTTGCACGGTCTGTAGGTTGTTTGAAAGACACAAATGGTGATGTACAAGATATCCCAGATATGATTAAATGTCTGCAGGACGCTGATGCAAACGATTTGTTGGCTACAGCCCCGTGGTTTGAAAACTTCTTAGATTTTTTCTATGTACCGGTGCATAATGGATTTTTTCTTCCTGAAGATCCCGCTGATGCTCAAGATAAGGGCAGCTTTAAGCAGTGTGAGATGATTGTTGGAAGCACCACCAATGAAGGCAGCAGCTTCTTACCTATTTACGAAGTTCCTGGATTCACTGAAGGCGGAGAAAGTCTTCTTGATTACGAAGGTTATATTGAAGCGCTGAATTACACTTTTCCAAAATTCCACTCCTTTGGGTTAGAGGCCATCGCATTTCAGTATAGACCGTGGAAAACACCTGATAATCAAAGCCTACTAAGGGATGCAATAGGTCTTGCAGTTGGAGAATACTCCTTCGTTTGCCCATCAGTCGAAATGGCTAAAGCGTATGCCAGAGAGGGCAATCAAGTCTACTATTACCGGTTTGAAGAGCGTCCGTCTAACAGTCAATATCCAGAATGGATGGGTGCTAACCATGGTGATGATATCCCCTATACCTTCGGCATTCCTCTAGACCCGTCATTTGGTTACAGCAGTAGGGAGGGAGAACTGAGTAGGAAGTTGATGAGTTTCTGGGCAAATTTTGCAAGAACTGG AAACCCGAATTCAGATACCTCTGACGCGGCTGATCCACTTTATTGGCCACAATACGATGTCGAGACCCAGAAATTTTTGGTACTGAACGAGTCACTTGCCGATGGAATTGGAATTACAGGTAGTGGAGTGGAGCCACTGAAATGTGCTTTTTGGAAATATTATCTGCCCGACCTCGTAGTACAAACAG GTGACGGTTGA
- the LOC140137421 gene encoding cholinesterase 1-like has translation MGKRIIVNGSMEVDAFLGIPFAEPISGARRFKRPVAKTPWSDVFNATEYGHGCWQRPNPSFTVPLSDDCLNLNVWVPYPRPQNGAVLVWIYGGAFVSGINSRSINDGKYLAAYEQMIVVSMNYRVGAFGFLATGDSSAPGNQGLYDQALALQWVQDNIATFGGDPNQVTIFGTSAGGASVSLHLLSPVSQSLFQRAGIQSAGITAPWSYITKEVALERAKLLARSLGCLKDRNGDIQDIPDMITCLQNTNANDLWMASLRSENFFDTFYAPVYDGTFIPEDPVDVQDQGSFKQCELIVGSNSNEGNLFFFIYRVPWFTEDGEGLLDYEGYIEALRYILPKEFHSFGLEAIAFQYRPWKTPNNQSLLRDAVDLVAGDYAFSCTSVELAKAYAREGNQVHYYRFEERPSNSPFPEWMGVLHGNEVPYIFGIPLDPSFGYSSREAELSRKLMRFWANFARTGNPNSDTSDTVDALNWPQYDFQTQEFLILNESLADGTGTTGSGVKPLECAFWRDYLPDLLVQTGDIDEVEKQWKEEFDKYSNKYLVDWKVHFDNYKAATSN, from the exons ATGGGGAAGCGCATCATTGTTAATGGTAGTATGGAAGTAGACGCCTTCCTCGGCATTCCTTTTGCGGAACCCATCTCTGGAGCAAGAAGGTTTAAACGTCCTGTAGCGAAGACACCGTGGAGCGATGTATTCAATGCTACTGAGTATGGACATGGATGCTGGCAACGACCCAACCCTAGCTTTACAGTCCCCTTGAGCGATGACTGCTTGAATCTTAATGTCTGGGTTCCCTATCCTAGGCCACAGAATGGTGCGGTATTAGTTTGGATTTACGGAGGCGCATTTGTTTCTGGAATTAACTCCAGGTCTATTAATGATGGAAAATACTTGGCGGCATACGAACAAATGATTGTTGTGTCAATGAATTACAGAGTAGGAGCATTTGGATTTTTAGCGACTGGAGATTCTAGTGCACCTGGAAATCAAGGACTTTACGATCAAGCCTTAGCGTTACAGTGGGTACAAGATAACATCGCTACCTTTGGAGGAGATCCGAATCAGGTCACGATTTTTGGCACGAGCGCAGGCGGCGCTAGTGTTTCTCTCCATTTGCTCTCGCCAGTTTCCCAATCGCTTTTTCAGCGCGCTGGAATTCAAAGCGCTGGTATTACAGCACCGTGGTCATATATTACTAAAGAAGTAGCTTTAGAACGTGCCAAGCTCCTTGCACGATCTCTAGGTTGTTTGAAAGACAGAAATGGAGATATACAAGATATTCCCGATATGATTACGTGTCTGCAAAACACTAATGCAAACGACTTATGGATGGCATCCCTGAGGTCAGAAAACTTCTTTGATACTTTCTATGCACCGGTGTATGACGGAACTTTTATTCCAGAAGATCCCGTCGATGTTCAAGATCAGGGCAGTTTTAAGCAGTGTGAGTTGATTGTTGGAAGCAACTCCAATGAAGGCAACTTGTTCTTCTTTATTTACAGAGTTCCTTGGTTCACTGAAGACGGAGAAGGTCTTCTCGATTACGAAGGATATATTGAGGCGCTGAGGTACATTTTACCGAAAGAATTTCATTCCTTTGGGTTAGAAGCCATCGCATTTCAGTATAGACCGTGGAAAACGCCTAATAATCAAAGCCTTCTTAGGGATGCAGTAGATCTTGTAGCTGGAGACTACGCGTTCTCTTGCACATCAGTCGAGTTGGCTAAAGCGTATGCCAGAGAGGGCAATCAAGTCCACTATTACCGGTTTGAAGAGCGTCCATCTAACAGTCCATTTCCAGAATGGATGGGCGTTCTCCATGGTAATGAGGTTCCTTATATCTTTGGCATTCCTCTTGACCCGTCATTTGGTTACAGCAGTAGGGAGGCAGAACTTAGTAGGAAGTTGATGAGATTCTGGGCAAATTTTGCAAGAACTGG CAACCCGAATTCAGATACCTCTGACACAGTTGATGCACTCAATTGGCCACAATATGATTTCCAGACTCAGGAATTCTTGATACTGAACGAGTCACTTGCCGATGGAACCGGGACTACAGGTAGTGGGGTAAAGCCACTGGAATGTGCTTTTTGGAGAGATTATCTGCCCGATCTTCTAGTACAAACAG GTGACATCGATGAGGTTGAGAAGCAATGGAAGGAAGAGTTTGATAAATACAGCAACAAATATCTCGTCGATTGGAAGGTACACTTTGACAATTACAAGGCAGCAACTTCTAATTAA
- the LOC140137031 gene encoding LOW QUALITY PROTEIN: cholinesterase 1-like (The sequence of the model RefSeq protein was modified relative to this genomic sequence to represent the inferred CDS: inserted 2 bases in 1 codon), translating to MVQVLYFALLIVAAYAQPNPVETIRTGRIMGKRITVNGSTEVDAFLGIPFAEPIFGERRFKHPVAKAPWTDVFNATEYGHGCWQPPDPMIPVPLSDDCLNLNVWVPYPRPQNCAVLVYIHGGGYVIGASSLSIYDGKYLAAFEQMIVVSMNYRVGAFGFLATGDSSAPGNQGLYDQVMALQWVQDNIATFGGDPTQVTIFGQSAGGASVXLHLLSPVSQSLFQRAGIQSAGITAPWNYITQEVALERAKILAQSVGCLKDTNGNVQDIPDMIKCLQDVDANDLWATTPWFENFLDFFYVPVYDGIFLPEDPADAQDQGSFKQCEMIVGSVTNEGNSFLFMYGVPGFTEGGESLLDYEGYIEALRYTFPKFHSFGLEAIAFQYRPWKTPNNQSLLRDAIDLAVGDYNFICPSVEVAKAYAREGNQVYYYRFEERPSNSPYPEWTGVNHGDDFPYTFGIPLDPSFGYSSREGELSRKLMSFWANFARTG from the exons ATGGTTCAGGTTTTGTATTTCGCTCTGCTGATAGTTGCAGCCTACGCTCAACCGAATCCAGTAGAAACAATCAGGACAGGACGAATCATGGGAAAGCGCATTACTGTAAATGGTAGTACAGAAGTAGACGCTTTCCTCGGCATTCCTTTTGCGGAACCCATCTTTGGAGAAAGAAGGTTTAAACATCCTGTAGCGAAGGCACCGTGGACCGATGTATTCAATGCTACTGAGTATGGGCATGGATGTTGGCAACCACCCGACCCTATGATTCCAGTCCCCTTGAGCGATGACTGCTTGAATCTTAATGTCTGGGTTCCCTATCCTAGGCCACAGAATTGTGCAGTATTAGTTTATATTCACGGAGGCGGATATGTGATTGGGGCTAGCTCGTTGTCTATTTATGATGGAAAATATTTGGCAGCATTTGAACAAATGATTGTTGTGTCAATGAATTACAGAGTAGGAGCATTTGGATTTTTAGCGACTGGAGATTCGAGTGCACCGGGAAATCAAGGACTTTACGATCAAGTCATGGCATTACAGTGGGTACAAGATAACATCGCTACCTTTGGAGGCGATCCGACTCAGGTCACGATTTTTGGGCAGAGCGCAGGCGGCGCAAGCGT TCTCCATTTGCTCTCGCCAGTTTCCCAATCGCTTTTTCAGCGTGCGGGAATCCAAAGCGCTGGTATTACAGCACCTTGGAATTATATTACTCAAGAGGTAGCTTTAGAACGTGCCAAGATCCTTGCACAGTCTGTAGGATGTTTGAAAGACACAAATGGTAATGTACAAGATATTCCAGATATGATTAAATGTCTGCAGGACGTTGATGCAAACGATTTGTGGGCTACAACTCCGTGGTTTGAAAACTTCTTAGATTTTTTCTATGTACCGGTGTATGACGGAATCTTTCTTCCTGAAGATCCCGCTGATGCTCAAGATCAAGGCAGCTTTAAGCAGTGTGAGATGATTGTTGGAAGTGTCACCAATGAAGGCAACAGCTTCCTTTTTATGTACGGAGTTCCTGGATTCACTGAAGGCGGAGAAAGTCTTCTTGATTACGAAGGTTATATTGAAGCGCTGAGGTACACTTTTCCGAAATTCCATTCCTTTGGGTTAGAGGCCATCGCATTTCAGTATAGACCCTGGAAAACACCTAATAATCAAAGCCTTCTCAGGGATGCAATAGATCTTGCAGTTGGAGACTACAATTTCATTTGCCCATCAGTCGAGGTGGCTAAAGCGTATGCCAGAGAGGGTAATCAGGTCTACTATTACCGGTTTGAAGAGCGTCCGTCTAACAGTCCATATCCAGAATGGACGGGTGTTAACCATGGTGATGATTTCCCCTATACCTTTGGCATTCCTCTAGACCCGTCATTTGGTTACAGCAGTAGGGAGGGAGAACTGAGTAGGAAGTTGATGAGTTTCTGGGCAAATTTTGCCAGAACTGGGTAA